From the Erythrolamprus reginae isolate rEryReg1 chromosome Z, rEryReg1.hap1, whole genome shotgun sequence genome, one window contains:
- the ZNF219 gene encoding zinc finger protein 219 yields the protein MEGADYQLPSANSASVALPSPSSSSSDEADLMAFNGELDLQHYSNGPGGAGGEARPYPCPICGKRFRFNSILALHTRIHTSSYPLTCPYCGHQAGQRASLRLHLRSHCPEAQTRLSHQSRLLLELEERALLRGQEEEKEEEEEEEEMAAPIPPQPVPTFRCSFCKGKFRTAGERERHLRILHQPYKCGECSFAATQESELQWHNQQAHNTPAAWTPTPPAPVPTTTAPPTPPASTPTPSSSASTPTEFRCQVCGQAFTQSWFLKGHMRKHKDSFDHKCQVCGRGFKEPWFLKNHMKVHLSKLGLQSEQRGPGPGRSAQSLLVGCEALYPSLLSPRPSDKASTGTFMGYSDASCAERLQATARAVESSQQWRERSYVVGSKLVREESGGNHRCPDCNRTFGTFQQMALHRQSHLSCEREWNKGQSLGSHLLSGHWLPTNVRASTAVNTSSALLTQKEKEIPSQSRLDGSRRGTGKDCPFCGKSFRSSHHLKVHLRVHTGERPYKCPHCDYAGTQSGSLKYHLQRHHREQKNAAAAAAAAVATMEQCHMPLAPTAVPAFPPTPLTKSHGSFLPLGGVGAARSRQSRRKSLLNGKADFQPLDLSLRPALAGGALHRCQFCPFATSAPELMELHLQVHHSRKARTRRCSHTAPKAQVMLEEEMVELKEPESPSPRGEISKTQSFWSSEDKEDSRHLKVPQGSSEGAIIASISSEAALNQQEWENLSQDSEEPKPEKELSGSLASKGPHQEASKTGQGLMELQLEPQQEKHSKIQGIPAKQLKNRRRAPGGKKRQNYNTTKY from the exons ATGGAG GGTGCAGATTACCAATTGCCTTCTGCCAACTCAGCCAGTGttgcccttccttctccttcctcgtcttccagtgatgaagctgacCTTATGGCTTTCAATGGGGAGCTGGACTTACAACATTACTCTAATGGGccagggggggcaggaggggaggcTCGACCTTATCCATGTCCTATCTGTGGCAAGCGTTTCCGCTTCAACAGCATCCTGGCATTGCACACCCGTATCCACACCAGCTCCTATCCACTCACTTGTCCCTACTGTGGCCACCAGGCAGGGCAGCGTGCCAGTTTACGTCTCCATTTGCGTTCCCATTGTCCCGAGGCCCAAACCCGGCTCAGTCACCAGAGCCGCCTACTGCTTGAATTGGAAGAGCGGGCACTTCTGCGGGgtcaagaagaggaaaaggaggaggaggaggaggaggaagaaatggcTGCTCCTATTCCACCCCAACCTGTACCCACCTTCCGTTGTTCTTTCTGCAAGGGCAAGTTTCGCACCGCAGGGGAACGCGAGCGCCACCTTCGCATCCTCCATCAGCCGTATAAGTGTGGGGAATGTTCTTTTGCTGCCACACAGGAGTCAGAACTTCAGTGGCACAACCAACAGGCTCATAACACCCCAGCAGCTTGGACACCCACCCCTCCTGCCCCTGTGCCCACCACTACAGCTCCACCCACCCCTCCTGCTTCCACACCCACCCCTtcctcctctgcctccactcCTACAGAGTTCCGCTGCCAGGTCTGTGGTCAAGCCTTCACCCAGTCCTGGTTCCTTAAGGGTCACATGCGGAAGCACAAAGACTCCTTTGACCATAAGTGCCAGGTGTGTGGGCGTGGCTTCAAGGAACCATGGTTCCTGAAAAACCACATGAAGGTTCATCTCAGCAAGCTGGGGCTCCAGAGTGAACAAAGaggaccaggaccaggaaggTCAGCACAGAGTTTACTTGTGGGTTGTGAGGCCCTGTATccatctctcctctctcctcggCCATCAGATAAAGCCAGTACAGGCACTTTCATGGGTTACAGTGATGCAAGCTGTGCTGAACGATTGCAGGCCACGGCTCGTGCCGTGGAGAGTAGTCAGCAGTGGCGGGAACGTTCTTATGTAGTAGGGTCCAAGCTTGTGAGAGAAGAGTCAGGAGGGAACCATCGCTGCCCAGACTGTAACCGGACCTTTGGTACATTCCAGCAGATGGCCTTGCACCGGCAAAGCCACCTATCCTGTGAGAGAGAATGGAACAAGGGGCAATCACTGGGTTCTCACCTTCTCAGTGGACACTGGCTTCCAACAAATGTGAGAGCTTCTACTGCAGTCAACACCAGCTCAGCTCTGCTGACCCAGAAGGAAAAAG AAATACCAAGTCAGTCACGCTTAGATGGATCCCGACGAGGCACGGGAAAAGATTGTCCATTCTGCGGAAAGTCCTTCAGATCTTCCCATCATCTCAAAGTTCACCTCCGTGTCCACACAG GTGAGCGCCCATACAAGTGCCCTCACTGTGACTATGCCGGCACTCAGTCTGGCTCGCTCAAATATCACCTACAGCGCCACCACCGGGAGCAAAAGAATGCTGCTGCAGCTGCTGCAGCAGCTGTAGCAACAATGGAACAGTGCCACATGCCCCTGGCCCCTACTGCAGTCCCTGCCTTTCCCCCTACACCGCTCACCAAGAGCCAtgggtccttccttcctctaggTGGTGTGGGAGCAGCTCGGTCCCGTCAATCCCGTCGCAAGTCACTGCTAAATGGGAAGGCTGATTTCCAGCCATTGGATCTTTCTCTACGTCCAGCCCTGGCAGGAGGAGCCCTCCATCGTTGCCAGTTTTGCCCTTTTGCCACCTCAGCTCCTGAGCTTATGGAGTTACACCTTCAAGTCCATCACAGCAGGAAAGCTCGTACCCGTCGCTGCTCTCACACAGCTCCTAAAGCCCAGGTGATGTTGGAGGAAGAAATGGTTGAGCTGAAAGAACCAGAATCCCCAAGCCCAAGGGGGGAGATTTCCAAGACACAGAGTTTCTGGTCCTCTGAAGATAAGGAAGACTCTCGCCATCTCAAGGTGCCTCAGGGGAGTTCTGAGGGAGCAATAATTGCCAGCATTTCTTCTGAAGCTGCACTGAATCAGCAAGAGTGGGAGAATCTATCACAAGACTCCGAGGAGCCAAAGCCTGAGAAGGAATTGTCTGGCTCACTGGCCTCAAAAGGACCACATCAGGAGGCTTCAAAGACAGGCCAAGGCCTCATGGAGTTACAGTTGGAGCCG CAACAAGAGAAACATAGCAAGATACAGGGAATACCTGCCAAACAGCTAAAAAATCGCAGAAGAGctccaggagggaaaaaaagacaaaactaCAACACAACCAAGTACTGA